The following are from one region of the Quercus robur chromosome 1, dhQueRobu3.1, whole genome shotgun sequence genome:
- the LOC126718988 gene encoding ankyrin repeat-containing protein BDA1-like isoform X1: MDERIERLKQVAQHGNIDAFYKLIQEDVKLLEAIDELPFVDTPLHIAASVGNVPFAMEMMRLKPSLASKPNPDGFSPLHLALLREQIEMVRRLPQVDGDLVRVKAKEGMTLLHYAVITDDHLDLLVEFLSICPHSIEEVTIRNETALHIALKYDKLEAFKLLVGWLRKNKTKNSVFWERKVLNWKDGEGNTVLHVAISKNQPQAVDHLLASGCDVDVNVKNLEGKTARDIFHEQTQVDKQIEPLLRRAGAKKASSLKVTPSADYYLRRKVSLPEKLRIRRSRQKWSISDDKRNALLVVATLLITVTDQGILSPPEGLRQDDPNPGTTAPDGEFWLGIFIMLNSATFMLSHTIIFQLIPSGYFYVVLQAALFFLYACYFVSWTVLGVSYLVFFMLVFVSSLLYNIVVGMDFSSWRKRRHKASQ, translated from the exons ATGGATGAGAGAATTGAGAGGTTGAAGCAGGTTGCTCAACATGGAAATATCGATGCCTTTTACAAGTTAATTCAGGAGGATGTAAAGCTTTTGGAGGCTATTGATGAGCTACCATTTGTTGATACTCCTTTACACATAGCTGCATCAGTTGGGAACGTCCCATTTGCCATGGAGATGATGAGATTAAAGCCATCACTTGCCAGCAAGCCAAATCCAGATGGGTTTAGCCCTCTTCACCTTGCTCTCCTACGTGAGCAAATTGAGATGGTGCGTCGACTTCCACAAGTCGATGGGGACCTTGTTCGCGTGAAAGCAAAGGAGGGTATGACTCTTTTGCATTATGCAGTAATAACAGATGATCACCTGGATCTACTAGTCGAATTTCTATCAATTTGTCCTCATTCTATTGAAGAAGTGACAATTCGAAACGAGACCGCTCTACATATTGCTCTAAAATACGACAAGTTGGAGGCTTTTAAACTCTTGGTGGGATGGCTCAGAAAAAATAAGACTAAAAATTCCgtgttttgggagagaaaagtCTTGAACTGGAAGGATGGAGAAGGAAACACTGTATTGCATGTTGCAATATCCAAAAATCAGCCCCAG GCTGTAGATCACTTACTAGCTTCGGGATGTGATGTTGACGTCAACGTTAAGAATTTAGAGGGTAAAACAGCACGGGACATCTTTCACGAACAAACTCAAGTGGACAAACAGATCGAGCCTTTGCTACGCCGTGCTGGAGCTAAGAAAGCTTCATCTCTTAAAGTTACTCCTTCGGCAGATTATTACCTAAGGCGTAAAGTCTCACTTCCTGAGAAGTTGCGAATACGGCGTAGTCGTCAAAAGTGGTCAATATCAGATGACAAGCGCAATGCACTTCTGGTGGTTGCTACACTGCTTATAACGGTGACCGATCAAGGAATACTCAGCCCTCCTGAGGGGCTCAGGCAAGATGACCCAAATCCTGGAACCACAGCACCTGATGGAGAATTTTGGTTGGGCATCTTCATTATGTTAAATTCTGCGACGTTTATGCTCTCgcacacaataatttttcagcTCATTCCATCTGGGTACTTTTATGTGGTGCTCCAAGCAGCCCTTTTCTTCCTCTATGCTTGCTATTTTGTTTCATGGACAGTCCTCGGGGTttcatatttggtattttttatgTTAGTTTTTGTTTCTTCCCTGCTTTATAATATCGTGGTAGGAATGGATTTTTCTTCTTGGAGAAAAAGAAGGCATAAGGCTAGTCAATAA